In Cryptomeria japonica chromosome 10, Sugi_1.0, whole genome shotgun sequence, a genomic segment contains:
- the LOC131073409 gene encoding uncharacterized protein LOC131073409, with the protein MAKGETPREVPSSKFHEAVAMNLPGQEARVFENALFSQNTGATDPGSPVGSRITKINGCLERCKDRPKLVIPFEMIAEDVEYYSKHSLYCKFLGLRVSLQFLENWAQKVWEPEGEMEVTLLANNFFMVTFLCMADRNRVFEGGPYFYNQVGLFVKPWHAGFNPSEELPNRVPVWVRLPRFPIECCREDVLHMLASMLGKPVGPSSQTLGKKVMTFARICVELDLSRPLPDAVEMCAGSYSWVQQLDYETLPFRCHLCHEYGHLVRRCPKAKSVEQQTSPPPRDNPSMDKGKKPVVGEDKDAEGFVRVKARNRNRGQKRTLRERQEEDTFNRFEILDELGQPEVNPGVIIEDEQAGDSRMGTISSIPPVDSHEETTVPMVTDGQTGVQMILEPNGELGQGVENVSIPAWTAAPESDKRGKSSPHLGILQKDGKKGVSEKNVKLGRKKDLEKIKMIGETLVESGSVKTLDSHFLTPSK; encoded by the coding sequence ATGGCCAAAGGGGAGACGCCTAGGGAGGTGCCTAGTTCAAAATTTCATGAAGCAGTGGCTATGAATTTGCCAGGTCAGGAAGCAAGGGTTTTTGAAAATGCCCTCTTCTCTCAGAATACAGGGGCTACGGATCCAGGCTCGCCTGTGGGATCTCGGATCACGAAGATTAACGGATGTCTTGAAAGGTGCAAAGATAGACCCAAATTGGTAATTCCCTTTGaaatgattgctgaagatgtcgaaTATTACTCTAAACATTCGTTGTATTGCAAGTTCCTGGGTTTAAGAGTTTCTCTCCAATTCCTGGAAAACTGGGCTCAGAAAGTGTGGGAACCAGAGGGTGAAATGGAGGTTACGTTGCTAGCAAATAATTTTTTCATGGTAACGTTTCTTTGTATGGCTGATCGGAATAGGGTTTTTGAGGGTGGACCCtatttttataaccaggtggggCTATTCGTCAAACCATGGCATGCAGGATTTAATCCTTCTGAGGAGCTTCCAAATCGGGTTCCGGTGTGGGTTCGGTTACCCAGATTTCCTATAGAATGCTGTCGCGAGGATGTTCTCCATATGCTTGCATCGATGCTCGGGAAGCCGGTGGGTCCTTCATCACAAACCTTGGGTAAGAAAGTTATGACCTTTGCTCGAATTTGTGTGGAACTGGATTTGAGTAGACCACTGCCTGATGCGGTAGAGATGTGTGCGGGCTCATATTCCTGGGTGCAACAACTGGACTATGAGACCCTTCCTTTTCGATGCCATCTATGTCATGAATATGGCCATCTTGTGAGAAGATGCCCAAAGGCCAAGTCAGTGGAACAGCAAACTTCGCCTCCTCCTCGTGATAATCCTAGTATGGACAAAGGGAAGAAGCCTGTTGTTGGGGAGGATAAAGATGCTGAGGGCTTTGTTCGGGTTAAGGCTCGTAATCGGAACAGAGGCCAGAAGCGGACTCTAAGGGAGCGTCAAGAAGAAGATACCTTTAACAGGTTCGAGATCTTGGATGAATTGGGTCAGCCAGAAGTTAATCCTGGAGTAATTATTGAGGATGAACAGGCAGGGGATTCTAGAATGGGGACTATTTCTTCCATTCCTCCTGTTGATTCCCATGAAGAGACTACTGTGCCTATGGTCACGGATGGGCAAACAGGGGTTCAGATGATATTAGAGCCAAATGGTGAGTTGGGGCAAGGGGTAGAGAATGTTTCTATTCCTGCATGGACTGCAGCTCCAGAGTCGGATAAGCGAGGTAAATCTTCTCCTCATCTGGGCATTCTCCAAAAAGATGGTAAGAAGGGGGTCTCAGAGAAAAATGTTAAATTGGGACGaaagaaggacttagaaaagatcaAGATGATTGGGGAGACATTGGTGGAGTCAGGTTCTGTGAAGACCTTGGATTCCCACTTTTTGACTCCTTCGAAATGA